One Campylobacter lari DNA segment encodes these proteins:
- the aat gene encoding leucyl/phenylalanyl-tRNA--protein transferase, protein MRKSNLYSKLLKSPDDAPVFISEKLEVDFIPHAYSLGLFPWTSNPVTWWCPSPRMVLLPDEVRIQKSIKKALKTYEIRLDFDFNSLISHCAKRKKTWISQEFIQVYTKLFKQNLAHSVEVYENDVLIGGLYGLIIGKIFFGESMISLKKDASKVALIRLCEFLKPYDFLIDCQVPNEHLKFMGAKEMTKKDFLKTLEKKVSLESGFKNFKNLL, encoded by the coding sequence ATGAGAAAATCGAATTTGTATTCTAAACTTTTAAAAAGCCCTGATGATGCGCCTGTTTTTATTAGTGAAAAACTAGAAGTAGATTTTATACCTCATGCTTATAGCTTAGGGCTTTTTCCATGGACTAGTAATCCTGTTACTTGGTGGTGCCCTTCTCCTAGAATGGTGCTTTTACCTGATGAAGTGCGCATACAAAAAAGCATAAAAAAAGCTTTAAAAACTTATGAAATAAGACTTGATTTTGATTTTAACTCGCTTATAAGTCATTGCGCAAAAAGAAAAAAAACTTGGATAAGTCAAGAATTTATACAAGTTTATACAAAGCTTTTTAAGCAAAATTTAGCTCATAGTGTCGAAGTTTATGAAAATGATGTTTTAATCGGCGGTTTATATGGACTTATAATAGGTAAAATATTTTTTGGCGAAAGCATGATAAGTCTTAAAAAAGATGCCTCAAAAGTAGCCCTAATAAGACTTTGTGAGTTTTTAAAACCATATGATTTTTTAATAGATTGTCAAGTACCTAACGAGCATTTAAAATTTATGGGTGCTAAAGAAATGACAAAAAAAGATTTTTTAAAAACACTAGAAAAAAAAGTTTCGCTTGAAAGTGGCTTTAAAAATTTCAAAAATTTACTATAA
- the flgB gene encoding flagellar basal body rod protein FlgB: MISPFKSKELIVDALAGRNLRSQMINSNLANVDTPFYKARDIEFETALVNRANEIFKKKDTKELELASTDANHQKPWKFPDPNKSTIYLRDGHLARNDANTVDLDVETTEMSKNTMMITALDGVLRRQSNIFSAIIDTSSKLG, encoded by the coding sequence ATGATAAGCCCTTTTAAATCAAAAGAACTTATTGTTGATGCTTTAGCAGGAAGAAACCTAAGAAGTCAAATGATTAATTCTAACCTTGCAAATGTTGATACTCCTTTTTATAAAGCAAGAGATATAGAATTTGAAACTGCTTTAGTTAATAGAGCAAATGAAATTTTTAAAAAGAAAGATACTAAAGAGCTTGAATTAGCAAGTACAGATGCAAATCATCAAAAACCTTGGAAATTTCCAGATCCTAATAAATCAACTATTTATTTAAGAGATGGACATTTAGCAAGAAATGACGCAAACACAGTAGATCTTGATGTAGAAACTACTGAAATGAGTAAAAATACTATGATGATTACTGCTTTAGATGGTGTTTTAAGAAGACAAAGTAATATTTTTTCAGCCATCATAGACACAAGCTCTAAATTAGGCTAG
- the flgC gene encoding flagellar basal body rod protein FlgC: MAYLSDFDISGYGLSAQRFRMNVISSNIANANTTRTAEGGPYRRREVIFKATDFNELLNKQIAKDNNFLEYENPLNDPASQKDAKPAIMSVVVDKVVRDDKDFRMKFDPSHPDANEQGYVAFPNINPVIEMADLIEATRAYQANVSAFTSTKTIAQSAIDLLRG; the protein is encoded by the coding sequence ATGGCTTATTTAAGTGATTTTGATATTAGCGGATACGGACTTAGTGCTCAACGCTTTAGAATGAATGTAATTAGCTCAAATATAGCTAATGCAAACACTACCAGAACAGCAGAAGGTGGTCCGTATAGAAGAAGAGAAGTGATTTTTAAAGCAACTGATTTTAATGAATTGCTAAATAAACAAATTGCTAAAGATAATAATTTTTTAGAATATGAAAATCCTTTAAATGATCCAGCTTCACAAAAAGATGCAAAACCTGCTATAATGAGTGTAGTGGTTGATAAAGTTGTAAGAGATGATAAAGATTTTCGTATGAAATTTGATCCATCTCATCCAGATGCGAACGAACAAGGCTATGTTGCTTTTCCAAATATAAACCCGGTAATTGAAATGGCCGATTTAATAGAAGCAACAAGAGCTTACCAAGCAAATGTAAGTGCTTTTACAAGCACTAAAACTATAGCACAAAGTGCGATAGATTTACTAAGAGGTTAA
- the fliE gene encoding flagellar hook-basal body complex protein FliE: protein MNTINGINQFNNINNKNNNNNASIGDEFSNLLKNSINDLNKTQETAEAAMVDIATGEVKDLHQAAIAISKAESSMKFMLEVRNKAINAYKEISRTQI from the coding sequence ATGAACACTATTAATGGTATAAATCAATTTAACAATATTAATAACAAAAACAATAACAATAACGCAAGTATAGGCGATGAGTTTTCAAATTTATTGAAAAATTCTATCAATGACCTTAACAAAACGCAAGAAACAGCTGAAGCTGCTATGGTAGACATTGCAACAGGTGAAGTAAAAGATTTACACCAAGCAGCAATCGCAATTAGCAAAGCTGAATCAAGTATGAAATTTATGCTTGAAGTTAGAAATAAGGCTATAAACGCATATAAAGAAATTTCAAGAACTCAAATTTAA